aatgatccatgaGTCTTACTCGGACATTCTCCGGCAACCAATGGACAATACATGTTCCTGGTTTATCAATGTCGTCCTACTACTATGCTTTTCCAGGAACATCTTCACTCTCCTTCACTTAGAATCGGAACAATGAGTGGTTTCATTTGTGCAAGATACACAATAGCCCACCTAACAGATAAAAGAAGAGAATGAGAAAAATATAGACATGTATGCAAGGGTCATTATTACTTTTATTGTAGTTTTGATGTTAGAAATTACAATTGTTTACTAATTTAAAATGAACACAAAAATGTTGTAATTTTGTGTGTAAAAATCAAGATTTGACATGAAATTAGaaccaaaattaaaatcataatagaACCAACACCGTATTGAAATTTCTTAGAAGTGAACTAGAAGAGGAACTAAAGTTTGACACCTAAAAATCAGACAACCAGTTTGGTTCCTGTTCTAGATTAGAACTACAACAGAACCGAAACCGATTTGAACCCATGAAAAGGCtagaaaaaaatgtaaatataaCTGCTTTGGAATCTATTCCTCAATATTACCATTTGAGAAAAGCATGTACACTGCCAAACTCTCACTATATTACAATGTAACAGATAAAGGTAAATACAGCCTATGTCTTCGTATAACTGAAGTATGAAAACCAGAAGACAGTAGTTTCCTAGTTTCCTTGTTGAACATGATAGTGTTAATGGTAACATGAAGCAATGTGCTAGCAGTGCAAGTTGGCAGTTGCTATGGTCATAATGACACAAATATAGAATTTGTTTAGAATCAATAACAAGTTTCATAGCAGTTCATGTTAAGTATGAAAATCATAGGCAACCAACACTTCAACAGTTTTCCCAATGATACATATTCAGTAAATCACGCATCTTGATCACATACTCCCTTCCCCAAAGATTTTCATGTTTGTTATGGatgcataataataaatatgtatCTGTAGTATAAATATTCACTCATGAAAATACAGTGGGATCTCATGAAAATACAGGAGGTGTTGTGGAACACAAACTTACATCATCCAACAACAGACCGTTGCTGTTATAACCAATGTCAAATGGAACCTGCACCAAAATGCCCAGGTAAGACATATTGCACAAGAATAAAAGATAGTAAAGTAATCATGAAGAGGAAACAAAAAATAAAGCCTAAAGCATCTGCCTAATATCAGCATTTGCTTATTAAAGCAACCACATAAACACAAGAATCTGACAACTAACGTGCAAAATAAGAGCATCCAGTGAGTGCATATGCATCACATAATCTATCACTAGGCAGATAAACCGTGCACACTGGTAAGCATACACACCGCAAAAAAAGATTTACACTAGGTTACAGATCATGCAGCACATGTACGTAATGTTACAATGCCAAAAGGGTAAGCATACACATGAAGAAAAATTACATTCTCTACAAAAAGCACATGAAGAAATATCCATAAACCAGAAAAGTATGGTTCACATCTAGTGAAACTAGTGAAATTACAGAATATCAACAATCAAATAACACACAATTTAAATGCAAGTATCCAATCTGATAATCAGCACACCAACCCaccaaaaaaagaagaagaataggcAGGGAGGCGGGGGTGGGAAGAGAAGAAATATCAAGTTCTGATGCGCTAAAAGTCAGATGAAATGTGTCCCAAGTCAAATTCAATTGTTCTGATCTGATCCATCCATCTTTTACAGGAATTTATGCTTAAAAAATTGCATCTCTATCCATCTACTCAATTCGTGAAAGTATAAAACTAGAGACACTACCTCTCATTAAAATCTCCGAGAAggcaaagcaaaaaaaaaaaaaaaaaaatgtaaagaaGCAAAAGTTTATGCACACATTCCCTTAGTAACAAATGGAACATCCATTAAATTAATGACAACGAATTCAATAATTAAACTAACAGAAAACAACATAATTGAGGCAAACGAAGCTTACAAATTAGCAGACGGGCCTCTATTGCAACAGATTCTGGTACAGAGCGACGCGATTATTCCGATCACTACAAAAATTAGAGTTGTTACGAAAAACCCCATCTCGATTTCCTAATTGGATCTCAGATTTCTGCAATGCTTCAAGAGAAGAAGGGCCCGAGGTTTAATTTATCAAGATTCAACATATAAATAACGAAAAGAGATTTGAGATCGCGagagaaagaaaacaaaaggaGAGAATGCTATAAATAATCAGTTTGGTTGGCGAGAAAATGcaggaaaaaggaaaaggaaaatttGAGTGGACCTTACATGGATTTGAAGCTTCTAGCGGTGTAGGTTGCTGCGAGATCCATTTTTGTGAATATAGGCGATGCTTGAATCAGTAGGGATACAGGCCCAAATTCATTTAGGCCCATTTAAGCATTTCATTTGAtcgtattttaaatttaatcattaaactttaaattttttaaaactctttgaactttttttttccgatctctttctttcttttttttcttttctctgttTCACAGAAAAAAAATGCTAATAGTTTTAAcccaaaaatttttaaatttaaattttaaactttaattttatttatgaaatatattagtaattttttttaaaatagaaatttgAAATCGAAGAATAAAATCTGAgatctctcatatttatttagatatatttattatcagaaTAAATTTATGAGTgcgaaatatattatttatttatgataattttaagaaattattattattattattattattattattattattattataaaggaGATATTTAGTCATTTTGAACGTTTTAATTATTGTCTATTTATTGTCACTACGCTCAAATATATTTCAATTTGTGGAAGTTTCTGTAACTATATTTATtgctaatttttaataaaatatgtaaatcaaataacaagaaaaaaataaactaattaattttttattaattacatttttaatattaatattaaataaatattttaactagataaaatatttaaatatttaataatggatagcttataataattataatatgcaaataaaatataattaaaattaataatatttataataattttaaaaatttatgaattattacaatttagttcatattgaatatttatttatttattatttgatttcaaAAGAAAGTAAGTAAATAAGAGgataaaaatatctaattaaaaattttatatttaataattaaaactaataaagaataaattttatatatgatgTGGTCAgcagaaatatatttttattagcgTAAATGTTaattaggaaaaataaaattacgtgAGATATAAAAACagaataaattttaatggaattaatatataaatttgaaatatcatattaaaggaaatttaatgatatttaaattaaaattgaagaatatttttttaaaaaacataggGTCAGATAATCAATAGACATAAGTAGGGGTGAgtatttcaaatcaattttaataaaaaattaaatcaatttgatttaattcgattcaatcgatttcaatttttaataaatcttttactttttatattttatttttaatattttaaaatttaattaaaattaaagagatataatttttttatattattaaaaataacatattattagcactaatcgattcgatttttttaattttttttctgatgCTCGTCGAGCACAAAGAGTCTAGGGACGAGCACAAAGAGTCATGGAGATGAGCACAGGCACAACCATGGAGGCAAACATGAAGATGGGCGGGCATACGAGTATGGACATGAATAAGAACATGGACATGATATCCGTGTTGCTAGAAAAAATGGGAAGCACCAAGCCTTTCCTAATTCCTTGCCTTGGACCTTACTCTGCAATATCTAACTCAATCCACAGACAAATTTGTCAATTTTTAGCTTGCAAAACAATCATTACTCAGCAATATCTTCCCTTCTGTTTgacaaaaactaaataaaataaaaaataaaaaattatgacgaCAAGATCTCGCATTAAACTGCGCATTAATGGCATAAACAGAACATTATTCTTATATTAAAGCAAAAAAATGGACAGCTACTATAGTTCCTTACTTTTTCAGTGCAGCTACAAAAAATTTCTTTCATGACATAGCATTACCTTATTCATCTAATTTAATCTGCAAAACTCATTCTAAATTTCACCTCCAACCATATCCATGAATCCAAATACACAAATACACGCACAATTTCAACTGACCTTCACTCTTATCGACAGATGGCAACTTCTGCAACCATCACAAATTTGACATCTTGAGAAGATCAACAGGAAAACCAGCAAAAAATTACTTGTCTGATTAATTTgatgtttattttttatcatattgTTAGCTCAAGGTACCTCAAAGTCTAAGCAAATAATTCTTTTTTGCAACTCTTTACCATCACTGAATGATCTCAAATAAAGACAGTATAAAGAAGAGGGCAAATCGCCACATGATTAGATTAGATTGAACATACAACATTAATTTTTCTGCTTGAACATGAGGAAAAGAATATATATGTTCAAATAAACTGTAATGAGGGTGATGAAAGAACAGGAATTGTACTCTTTTTTATGACTTTTTTAGGTtggttttcttttttcctttttgggagGTGGTCGCAGTGGAGGATCAGAATCTGAATTGGGGATCCACATCCATTGCCCAGGCAAACTTTGCCAGAAGAGATTTGTTGAATATCtgcaaaaacaaaaacaagCATTTAACATCATCCCCCCCTAGTTAGAAAGCAAGAAATTTTTAGTTTGTTTCGATCAGCAGCAATGGAACCGTAATGTCCCCAAGAAAAGTTTGCATAAGTTGTGCACCTTTTCAATTGGAACTTCATGTCGTTTGCACCATGCCACAGTGATCCTAGGATCAAGGTAATTGACTTTGGACGTCCCTAAAGCCACAGTTTTCAGATCCTCTTTGGTCTTCATAGCCAATTCCATTTTCTCAATCCTCTGATTGGTAGATGCTATCTTTTTCTCTATGCTGTATCAATAGATGAACCACAGTCAAACAGCATACAAAAACAAAAAGGCATAAAATACTTCAACAAAAGGCTCAAGTTATATTACGCTTCCGGACTCAGGTTCCTCTTTCGCTTTCCAGCAGAATCCTTTAATGGGGGTTTCCCCTTCTTTGCCCTGTCCAAATCAATTTTCAGCTCTTTAAGGGTGGCCTGCAAGAATAAAATCAACTCGAAGCATGAACTTCAAGAACATGAATAGCTCCTCAGGTCAAATTCATGGAAACCTGAATGTCCCAGGATGTTTACGAGCATAGGGTAAGTACAAGGCCAATGAATATACACGAGCAAGGGTGCAAACACAAATGAAATGGAAGTGGAAAGTGAGTTTTGTCCCAGAAAATTCCATGTGACCCAACAAAGATCCAATGTCTAAGGTACAAAATCACTGAATTCCTCAACAATGAGAACAGTATTAGAAATGTTTATCACCTTGAGTTCCTCAATTTTCTCAGTCAACCTTGACATTTGTGCACCATGAGATTTTGAGATAGTACGCTGGTGATTACAAATGATCGCAACCTGCACACATGAAACAAAAATCATGGGTTTAAAGTCAAATAAAACAAGGATAGCCACCAGTCGTGAAGGTTGTTCACCAAGCCTGCTTTACCTCTTTGTTTGCTCGTTGATAAATGACAACTTTTTCTGCGACATCCCCATCTTCAGTTTCCTCATACAACTGTCAACAGAACAAAAATAGCCTCTAAGTCAAGATGGACCAAAACCAACAAATATACTTCACACGGATGGCAGAAAAAAGAGAGCATAAAGCagcaaaatactaaaattttttcaTCAGGTCTCCATAGGTCAGAAGGATAAAATCAGCATAAACAATCATGATCTTACTTTGTTATGCCAAAATGCATACATCACCAAACACGTACAAATGCTTACTATGAAAATTCTATTCAGATATCACCATATAACTTCAGCAAATGAATGTTTGGATTCCTTTTATTAAATCTCACTATGACCAACACAACAATATGGTATAAGCTGTCTCACATACTTTACCATAACCCATTAAATTCAATAAGCATTATTAAAAATGATAGCAAGCCCCATTTTGCAATTCACCTTTTCATCCAATGTGATTGATGCATTGTATGTACGAAAAACTTTTGCTGTAAGGCCAGGCATAAGTTCCTTCAGGTGAGCATTCAGTTTAGTTGTATCCAGCTTGTCAAAAAGATCATCCGTTTGCTTTTTCCCTGAGATAAACAACAAGTCCATCAGGCCTAACCATTAACCAAAAGAAACCTGATATTGGGATAATATTCTCACCCTTCTGGAAAGTTCCAATAGCTTCATACACCTCATGCTTAACCTCAACTGTGTTTTCGTATCGAATGGAATCTTTTCCAAGGAAGTCAAACTAAACAATACAACAAAAGTGCAAGTGTCAAGGCTAATACTTGACTGGAAGGTTTGcatttttatattcaaattgTAGAATTACTAATAGTTGCTGCAAAGGATaaaaaatcaacaaaataatccatttaaaatttagttgaaCCAAGATACATATAAATCTTCTAAAGGAATTTTCAAAAACAAAAATAGGCTCATTTACACAGTTATCCAATAAAAAGCAAGGATAGGTTTTCCAGAGACATAAAAAGTACCTTCAAATTAGAACTTCCAGGAATACACTCTACATTTGCTACTTTTAATGTACAACAACCAACAGTATCGGCTTCATCATCATCCTGCATAACCCCAATATGAGAAAAACATGAATCTATATTGACCGAAAATGCAAACAGGTTGTATTGCCACTGAGAATATTTTAGACAGCTTGGAAGTTAACCCAATAATATCAAGCGCCACAACTAACCAAAGCAAACATGTTATGATAACTTGGCAAGTCTTAAGAACCAACATAGAACGCAAAAATATTTAGTGATCACCACCAATTAGTTGTAGAAAATATTTAACAGGTCTCAATTATCTCAGAAGATGCAAATTTCTGAATCAGTTGCCTGGAATTGAGAATTTCCCAATCTTGATCATAAGATCTCAATTATTCTACAATTGCTACATattgataaaagaaaaataaatagccATTAGCTTTATTCACCTGTGGACTATCACAATAGAAACCGAAAATTCTTCTGCCAACTCAAGCTAAAGTGACACAAAGATAAGAAGACAAAAAGGAATCGAAATCTTAGGAGGCAACAATGGCTAGTGATCTGATGCAGAATTTGATACTTGATAAACTAAGTCTTCATGAATTCCATGAAAAATTGAggccaatattttttttaaaaaaaatcctatTGTTTTGTTCAAATACCATGAAGCAGCTGGAATCTATTTCAAGGCCAGAAGTAAATTGAAAATTAGTTCTCTCAACAAGGAAGCATGAAATTTATTCAAAAGGAATCTACTGCATCAGAACAATTTCAATACAAATTAACAATAATCTCTAGGGATTTAACTAAAGCCACAAAAGGCACCACACTTATTAGAAAAGGAGTGCAAACACTAAAAGAAATTATAGGAAGAAAGAAATAAACACATATCAAGCAAGATTAAATATGTTATACCTTCTCATTACCCGCCCTAAGAGCTAGCTTATCAATAAGATATGTAGCAACTGCTATTTGCTTCTTTGTAAGATCTTTACTCTTAAAATCCTTTTGGTAGGCTGCTCTGATGTTCCATATGTAGTCCTGCACTCAAACAAAACTCATTGTTAACAGTTGACTTAAGTTTAGATACACAAATGGTAACTGCCAGAAGCTTTAGGTCACCACCTTCAACTTTCTTGCCTTCTCATATTTCTCCTTGTCACTTTGCCCCTTCAAGGAACTGCTGGCTGCCAAAAAGACATATTTGAATTCTTTTGGATTGATTGGATCATTCCAGAAAGCCAACCATGTAACAGTATTATCATGCTTCACTTCTTTCCAACTGCAATGCAAAGACTTCAGCTTAGcaaagaaattataatttttcagcTTATGTTAAAATAGTATGCCTCCCATATTTggatgaaagaaaatgaaacatCACCTTTCACCAGGAATAGGGCAGTCAGGAATTGGGGCATCCTTTCCAATATTTATGGTAATATCACTTGGACGGATGCGCTTTTTCAGCTTTCCCATCTGACAAGTATCAAGATTTAACAAGTGATGCACaccttttttcttaaaaaaacttGTACTCAGAAACAAGTATAATTCAGTTAAAGCAATaacatcaaataaaatattgcaaaatctctttattattgttgttgGTGGGAAAGATGTACCTTTGGATGCTCTCCCCGGCCTCGGAACAGCCCAGGTGGTTCAACTCTGAAATTTCCTACCTGGGATTCAGAAATGACTAGGAAATGAGATGAATCTAGGCAAGTAAAGaatatataaaaacaaaaacGTTCACAATAAAAACCACAGCTTGCTAGGATATCTGACCAGAAAATAcaatcacacacacacacacacaccctTGACATGTAGAAACAGCAACAGCGGTTCTTTTACAAGAATAATAATAAGTTAATCACCTTCTCTTTGACACCATCAACAATAGCCCACATGTACTTCTCCTCTTGCTTCAACTTCTCTTCTTTCAAGGCCTTCTTCTCCTATATGAACAGTAATATTGATTATCAAAGATATATAATATGAAAGATTCTCTACTAGAAGAAGACAGAAACAAACATATTGATTTGTCAATACTAATGTGATAAAGCCCAAAAACTGTGCACTCCTGGGAATCTAGAGCTTATAACCAAAACAGCATAATTCATTGATTGACAATTTTGAAAGCAGTAGAAAGTcctaaaaaatgtaaaataatgcTTCATTACAGATTGAagctggagaaatccattctagCCATAACAAAAATAATAGCATACACCATGAATGGTCTGATCAAGTTGCTTGGGAAGTGTAATGAGAGTCTTTGCTTAATGACAAAATTTATCATGTTTTTGAGTGTCAATTCCAAAGAGTGCTAATTGCAGCAACATACTTCTGTACTCATTtgttttttcttctccttctcctgctGATGCCATTCATATATTGGGGTGAAATCACAGTCTTCCAACTTCTGTATCACATGGTTCTTCCCCAATAATTTTCGCCAATCAGTCCAGAAGTTCTCAAGAAATTTTGGT
The genomic region above belongs to Manihot esculenta cultivar AM560-2 chromosome 3, M.esculenta_v8, whole genome shotgun sequence and contains:
- the LOC110610578 gene encoding V-type proton ATPase subunit e1-like is translated as MGFFVTTLIFVVIGIIASLCTRICCNRGPSANLFHLTLVITATVCCWMMWAIVYLAQMKPLIVPILSEGE
- the LOC110611408 gene encoding DNA topoisomerase 1 alpha; translated protein: MGSKLIALILAPIFDDPVIGYLIHANTELDWMIMAAPAYVKQGTYDFNDDDDDDGPLVFKRGSNSTSKQNQLNLETRKPLLSSQNSNGQSSNVQKGKNAVPSSKASPVKSPIGSPKASTSSVMASSVKSLVPNSKASSSLDEHMKQASKHNTSNVVKEDINSVKRESNDAEDDSEDDLPLSSRIKGTNRSAPNVVKDEDSDDDNTPLSKKYIMKSSTGTLDSKPNNSSLKKPLASKILENGSIMRDKQQKTSQLPTKRPIDKPNSSDQSSSKKPKLSDVSTTTKIKQVTVKPEQKADDDACDNVVLSQRKKMGSSDNKLPSSKQNATKVASSSVQKKNIKNKKQIKNAKYSKSTKMQPSSTDGQKKWTTLVHNGVIFPPPYQPHSIKILYKGQPVNLTPEQEEVATMFAVMKDTDYMQKPKFLENFWTDWRKLLGKNHVIQKLEDCDFTPIYEWHQQEKEKKKQMSTEEKKALKEEKLKQEEKYMWAIVDGVKEKVGNFRVEPPGLFRGRGEHPKMGKLKKRIRPSDITINIGKDAPIPDCPIPGESWKEVKHDNTVTWLAFWNDPINPKEFKYVFLAASSSLKGQSDKEKYEKARKLKDYIWNIRAAYQKDFKSKDLTKKQIAVATYLIDKLALRAGNEKDDDEADTVGCCTLKVANVECIPGSSNLKFDFLGKDSIRYENTVEVKHEVYEAIGTFQKGKKQTDDLFDKLDTTKLNAHLKELMPGLTAKVFRTYNASITLDEKLYEETEDGDVAEKVVIYQRANKEVAIICNHQRTISKSHGAQMSRLTEKIEELKATLKELKIDLDRAKKGKPPLKDSAGKRKRNLSPEAIEKKIASTNQRIEKMELAMKTKEDLKTVALGTSKVNYLDPRITVAWCKRHEVPIEKIFNKSLLAKFAWAMDVDPQFRF